Below is a window of Bordetella genomosp. 9 DNA.
CTGCGCCAGCAGGACTTCGGCCCGCGGCGCGGTGACGGGATCGACGGTGCCGCTCATCACAGGACTCCCAGGATCTGGACATCCAGCCGCAGGGCCGTGCCTGCCAACGGATGATTGAAATCGAACAGCGCGCCGTCGTCGTCCAGCGACTTCAGCACGCCTGAGTAGCGGCCGCCATTGGGCGCCTGGAACTCGACCAGGTCGCCCGGCTCGAAGGTGGTGTCGGCGCCGGCGTGTTCGGCCAGCATGGCGCGGCTGACGCGCTGGATCAGTTCGGGGTTGCGATCGCCGTAGGCCTGCGCGGGCGGCAGCGTCACGCTGAACTCGCTGCCTTCGGGCTGGTCCAGCAGCGCGGCTTCCATGCCGGGCGCCCACTGGCCCATGCCCAGCTGCAGCGTGGCCGGGCGGCCGGTGAAGGTATCCGCGAAGACCGAGCCTTCGCCCGGCCCGGAGGCAAGGACGATGCGGTAATGCAGGGTCAGGTAGGAATCCGGGCGGACAAAAACGTTCGTGCTGGGCGTAGCGGTGCTCAAGATATGCCACCGTAATGGGGTGAATCCGCCATTTTAGTCTTAGCGCGCCAGCCCGCCGCGCCAGGAGCCCATCCATGCCTGCTTCCAAGCCTTCCGTTCCCGACGCCGAACGCCCCCGTGAACGCCTGCTGCGCCACGGCGCCGCCGTGCTGACCGACGCCGAACTGCTGGCGATCGTGCTGCGCACCGGCACGCCGGGCCAGCCGGTGGTCGCGCTGGCGCACGAAATCCTCACCCATTTCGACGGGCTGCGCGGCCTGTTCGGGGCCAGCGCCGACGCGCTGGTACGGATCCGCGGACTGGGTCTGGCCAAGACCTGCCAATTGCAGAGCGTGCTGGAGCTGGCGCGCCGGGCCATGCGCGAAGAACTCACGGAAGGCTGCGCGCTGGACCAGCCCGGGCGCGTCAAGCAATACTGCGTGGCGATGCTCGGACACCACGAAGTCGAGCATTGCATCGCCCTCTACCTGGACAACCGCCTGCGCCTGATCGCGACCGGCGAGGTGGCGCGCGGCACCCTGGCGCAGGCTTCGGTGTATCCGCGCGAGGTCGTACGCGACGCGCTGCGGCACCATGCCGCAGCGCTGATCCTGGCGCACAACCATCCTTCCGGACTGGCGGTTCCCAGCGATGCCGACGAACGTCTGACGCGCCATCTCCGGCAGGCGCTGGCGCTGGTCGACGTCCGGCTGCTGGATCACCTGATCGTCGCCGGCGGCGCCGCGCTGTCGATGGCCGAACAGGGACGGATGTAGCCGCCAGGGCGAGGCGGCGCCGGCTTCTTGCGGATTTGCCGGAATCCGGGCTAGAATGCCGAGTTCTCTCTGGATACGTGGTGGATGCTCGGGCTGGATCCCGACAAAGACCGATCGCTGATCCCGGATCTTGGTATGGCCGATCATCCTGGACGACCGATCCGACTACACCCACCGGCGACCCGCACTCTCAGGAAATAGCCATGAAACAGAATACCCATCCCGAATACCGCGAAGTGGTATTCATGGACGTCCAGACCGGCGACAAGTTCGTCATCGGCTCGACCGTCACGACCCGCGAAACCATCGACGTGGACGGCAAGACCTACCCGCTGTTCAAGTGCGACGTGTCGTCCAAGTCGCACCCCTTCTATACCGGCGCGCAGACCCGCATCGTCGAAACCGGCCGCGTTGAAAAATTCCGCGCCCGTTTCGCCCGCACCACCGGCGCCGCCAAGACCGCCGGCTGATCCGTTCGGACCCTTCGGACCGTCCGGCGCGTCCGGCGCATTCGGCGCATTCGGCGCGTACGAAAAAGCAGCCTGCGGGCTGCTTTTTTTTGCCGCCGCTTTTCGACTCGCCATACATCCCGAGACAGAATCACGGCCCTCTATCCGGTACATTACGCTCCGTGTCCCCCTTATCCCGCACCACACCTGCCCGGCTGACCGCGCCGGCGACCGTCAAACTGCCCCGGCTGGTACTGCTGGGGCTGGCGATCGCCTACATCGTATTCGGCCTGTTCATGCGGGATCCGTGGAAGACCGACGACGTGGTGGGCCTGGCGACGATGCTGACGGCGCTGCGCGACGGCGGCATTACCTGGCTGGTGCCGCAGGTCGGCCACCTGGCCCATGCGGAAGAAGGCCCGCTCATCACCTGGGTGGGCGCCGGGTCGATGTGGCTGTTCGGTCCGCTCATCGGCGATATCTCGGCGGGCCGCCTGCCCAACCTGCTGTGGTTTTTCGTCACCACCGCGTCGCTGTGGTACGGCACCTATCTTCTGGGACGGCGTCCCGAAGCGCAACCGCTGGCCCTGCCCTTCGGCGGAGAACCCACCGTCCGCGACTACGGCCGGATGCTGGCGGACGCCGCCCTGCTGCTGCTGCTGGCCACGGTCGGCATCCTGCAACGCGTCCATGAGACCTCGGCCATCCCCGCGATCATGGCGGCGCAGGCGTTCGCCTTCTATTCCCTGGCGCGCATGCTCGATCGGCCGCGCCTGGGCGCGGTCAGCCTGGGCGTGGCGCTGGCCGCCAGTTTCCTGGTGCGTGGCTGGGTGGGCGCGCTGCCCATCATGCTGGGCGCGCTGGTGGCCTTCCATCCCAAAAGCATCCTGTGGGCCCGGCGCCGCTGGCTGCTGCTGAGCGCCGCCGTGTGCGCGGCGATCATGCTGGCGTGGTGGATACCCGCCACCCTGGTCAGCGAATACTGGATCCGCAACTGGAAGCTCTGGAACATCGACAACTACGCGTTGCCGGAACTGGGCGACCTGCTGCGCACGCTGCGCGACCTGCCCTGGTACCTGTGGCCGACCTGGCCGCTGGCGCTGCTGGCCCTGTGGCGCTGGCGCGCATGGCGCTATGCGCCGCACGTCTGGCTGCCGCTGGCCCTGCTGGTGTGCCCGCTGATCATGATCGTCTTCACCGACGAACCCTCCGAAGCCGAGTTCACCTTGCTGGTCATCCCCTGCGCGGTGCTGGCGGCGTTCTCGCTGCCGACGCTGCGCCGCGCCGTGATCAATACCCTGGACTGGTTCGCGGTGATGTGCTTTTCCCTGACCGCGGCCACGGTGTGGCTGGGATGGGTGGCCTTGAACTTCGGCTTTCCGGCCAAGATCGCCCGCAACATCCAGCGCCAGACCACCGGCTACGTGCCCGAAATCTCCTGGATCGCGGTCGCGCTGGCGCTGGCGGTGAGCGTGGGCTGGATCGTGCTGGTGGCGTGGCGCCTGCGCGTGCGGCCGACCGCCTTGTGGCGCGGCACCGTCATGTCGGCTGCCGGCCTGGCCGCCACCTGGATCCTGCTGGTGCTGCTGTGGCAGCCGCCCGTCGACTACGCGCGCAGTTACCGCAAGGTGTCCGGCGAGCTGGCCGAAGCATTGGCGCGCAATATGCGGCCCGGCGAATGCGTACGCGGCCTGGGCCTGGGCAATGGCCAGCGGGCATCCTTCCTGGTCTTCGACGACCTGAATTTCCCCTACGACAACCGCTGCACGCTGGTGCTGCAGCAGACATCGCGCAGCAGCCTGCGCGACGGCACCGCCGCCTACAGCGACGGGGCCGACGTGCTGTGGCAAGGCGGACGCCTGTCCGACCGCACCGAAGTATTCCGCCTGCTGCGCGTCCCGCCCACCCAGCGATGACCGCGACGCTGCCCACCGAAGCGCCTTTCGGCGCCGCCGTGCGCGCCATCGCGCGCCAGGCCTGGCCGGTACTGATCAGCCAATGGGCCGGCATCGCCTTCGGCGTGCTGGATACCGCCATGACGGGCCACGCCAGCCCGGACGACCTGGCGGCCATGTCGCTGTCGGCCTCGGTCTACATCACCGTCTTCGTCGGGCTGATGGGCGTCATCCATGCCTTGATTCCCATTCTGGCGCAGGAATACGGCGCGGGACGCATGCGGGAAGTCGGCGTCATGTGGGGCCAGGGCGTGTGGCTGGCCATCGGCCTGTCCGTGGTAGGCGGCGCGCTGATGCTGTTTCCCGACGTCTGGCTGTCGATGTCGGGCGACGTCGCGCCCGACGTGCGCGCGCGCGTGGCCAGCTATCTGCAGGCGCTGACCCTGGCGCTGCCGGCATCGCTGGTGTTCCGCACCATCTACGCCCTGGGCACCGCGGTGTCGCGGCCCAAATTGGTCATGGGCATCAACCTGGCCGCCATCGTGTTCAAGGCCTTGTTCAACTGGGTGTTCATCTACGGCAAGCTGGGCCTGCCGGCAATGGGCGCCACCGGCGCCGGCCTGGCATCCGCGGTCGTCTCATGGATGAGCCTGGGCGCGGGCCTGTGGACCGTCAGCCGCGACCGCTTCTACAAGCGTTTCAAGCTGCGCATCGGCCGGCCCGCCTGGACGGCGCAAAAGGAATTGCTGCGACTGGGGCTGCCCATGGGCGGTTCGTACCTGGTGGAGGTCTGCGCCTTTACCTTCATGGCCCTGCTGGTGGCGCGCGAAGGCACCTTCGTGATCGGCGGTCACCAGATCATGTCCAACCTGGCGGCGCTGTGCTACATGATGCCCATGGCCATCGGCGTGGCCAGCGCGTCGCTGACGGCCCAGGCCATCGGCGCCGGGCAGCCCCGCCTGGCGCATCGGACCGGCATGGCCGGACTGGCGCTGGGACTGGCGGGCGCCGCCTTGACGGCCGTCATCCTGTGGACCGGCAAGCCGCTGATCCTGCGCGCCTACACCGACAACCTGGAGGTCGCGGCCGTGGCGGCCACGCTGCTGCAGGTGATCCCGCTATTCCATCTCTGCGATGCCATGCAGTGCATCAACTCGTACCTGCTGCGCGCCTACAAGGTCGCGGTGGTGCCGCTGGTGCTGCAGATCGCGGCGCTCGGGCTGTTCGGGCTGGGCGGCGGCTGGCTGTTCGGCTTCGGGCCGGCGCGCGGCCATCTGGACGGACTGCGCAACCTGCTGTTGCCAGGCTCGCCGGTCGGCGCCGGCACCATGTGGCTGATGGCGATTTTCGGGCTGGGCCTGTCCGCCATCCTGCTGCATGTGTGGTACCGGCGCATCGTGCGCGGCACCCTGGGCTGACGAGCTTCCGCTACCTGGGACGCTTGTCGATCACGCGGCGCGCCTTGCCGGTCAAGGTCCGTTCCACTTGTCCGCACTCCAGCACGCGCACCGCGGCGCTGACGCCGATATGCGCTTTCACGGCATGCGCGAGCTGGCGGGCCAGCTCGGCCCTTTCACCGTCCGCCATGCCTTCCAGCTCGGGCCGGGGCTCGGCCAGGATTTCCAGTTCGTCCATGGCGCCGCTGCGCGTCAGCACCAACTGGTAATGCGATGCCAGCCTGCCGGTCTTCAGGACCAGCTCTTCGACCTGCGTGGGGAACAGGTTGACGCCGCGCACGATCAGCATATCGTCGCTGCGGCCGGTGATCTTGCCCATGCGCCGCATGCTGCGCGCCGTCGGCGGCAGCAGGCGCGTCAGGTCGCGCGTGCGGTAGCGGATGACGGGCATGGCCTGCTTGGTCAGCGACGTGAACACAAGTTCGCCCGATTCGCCATCGGCCACGGGCAGGCCGGTATCGGGGTCGACGATTTCGGGATAGAAGTGATCTTCCCAGATCACCGGGCCATCCTTGGTTTCCACGCACTCGTTCGCCACGCCGGGCCCCATGACTTCGGACAGGCCATAGATATCCACGGCGTCGATGCCGGCGCGCGCTTCGATCTCTTCGCGCAGCCGCCCTGTCCATGGCTCGGCGCCGAAAATGCCGATGCGCAGCGAAGACGCCCGCGGATCCAGGCCCTGCCGCTCCATTTCTTCCAGGACGCAGCAGAAATAGGAAGGCGTGACCATGATGATGTCCGGCTTGAAGTCCTGGATCAGCTGCACCTGCTTTTCCGTCTGGCCGCCGGACATGGGGATGACGGTGCAGCCCAGGCGCTCGGCGCCGTAGTGGGCGCCCAGGCCGCCGGTAAACAGGCCATAGCCGTACGCCACGTGCACCACGTCGCCAGGCCGGCCGCCGGACGCGCGGATGGAGCGCGCCACCAGGTTGGCCCAGTTGTCCAGGTCTTCGCGCGTGTATCCCACCACGGTCGGCTTGCCCGTCGTGCCGCTGGACGCATGCACCCGCGCGATCTGGTCGCGCGGCACCGCGAACATGCCGAAAGGATAGTTGTCGCGCAGATGCTGCTTGGTCGTGAAGGGAAACCTGGCCAGGTCGGCCAGCTCTTTCATGTCGTCGGGATGCACTCCCGCCGCGTCGAAGGCCTGGCGGTAATGCGGCACGTTGGCGTAGGCGTGCGCCAGCGTCCACCGCAGGCGCCGCAGCTGCAGGGCCTGGATCTCGTCGCGGCTGGCGTGTTCGATGGGATCGAGTCCCGGCTTGCTGAGCGTGGCCATGATGTTGTCTCCGTTATCTGTTTTATATGCCTGACGGATCGTCGACGATCTGCCCCTTGATGCGGTAGGAGCGGCCGCGAAACAGCGCGACCGCCTGGCCATCCTGGTTGCTGACGGCAACGTCGTAAACGCCCGTGCGGCCCGCCAGCGACCGTTCCTGGGCATGGGCGGTCAGCACGTCGCCTTCGCGCGCGGGCGCCAGGAAATCGATGGTGCAGCCGGACGCCACCGTGCTCACGTTGCGCGAATTGCAGGCGAAGGCGAACGCGCTATCGGCCAGGGAAAAGATGAAGCCGCCATGGCAGGTGCGATGGCCGTTCAGCATGTCGCCGCGCACGGGCATGGTGAGCGTGGCGTGGCCGGCGCCGACCGCATCCAGGCGCATGCCCAACGCCCGCGTCGCCGCATCGGCGGCGTACATGGCGTCGGCGACGGCGCGCGCCAGGGCCTGTGGATCGGTGGCGGCCGCGGGCGGCTCGGGATGCGTGTCCTTCATCATCGTCCCTTGAAGCGCGGCTCGCGCTTGTCGAGAAAGGCCGCGACGCCTTCGGCGTAGTCCTCGCTGCGCCCCAGCTCGCGCATCATCCGCACTTCCAGCGCCAGCTGTTCGTCCAGGGTATTGTCCAGGCTGGCATGCAGCGCCTGCTTGGTAAAGGCCAGCCCCTTGGTCGGCGCGCTGGCGAAATGACGGACCAGGCGCTCCAGGGTCTCATGGAAGGCGTCGTCGGCGACGCATTGCCAGATCAAGCCCCATTGCTCGGCCTGGCGCGCGCTGATGCGGTCACCCAGCAACGCCATGCCCAGGGCGCGCGCGCGTCCCACCAGCCGAGGCAGTACATAGGTACCGCCGGTATCCGGGATCAGCCCCAGCCGGCAGAAGGCTTCGATGAAGCTGGCGGACTCCCTGGCGATGACGATATCGCCGGCGAGCGCCAGATTGGCGCCCGCCCCCGCCGCCACGCCGTTGACGCCGACGACCACCGGCAGCGGCATGGCGTGCAGGCGCCGGACCAGCGGCGCGTAGTAGGTTTCGACGGTCTCGCCCAGGTCGACTGGCGCCGCGTCCGGCGCGGTGCGACGTTCGCTCAGGTCCTGGCCGGCGCAGAAGCCGCGACCCGCGCCGGTGATCAGCAGGACCCGGGCGCCGCCGCGTTCCACCTGGTCCAGCGCGTGCGCGACTTCGCCATGCATGCGGGCGGTGAAGCTGTTGAGCTTGTCCGGACGGTTCAGGGTCAGGCGCGCGATGCCGTCCTGCAACGAGAATTGGATGTCTTCGTACGAGGTCATGGTGTTCCTTGGCGGGTGTGTCCGCGGCTGTGTCCGTCCATTGTCGCGCGACGCGTGACGTGTGATCGCGCGCGGGTTCACACATGCCAGCGCGCCTGCACCACGC
It encodes the following:
- a CDS encoding ArnT family glycosyltransferase — protein: MSPLSRTTPARLTAPATVKLPRLVLLGLAIAYIVFGLFMRDPWKTDDVVGLATMLTALRDGGITWLVPQVGHLAHAEEGPLITWVGAGSMWLFGPLIGDISAGRLPNLLWFFVTTASLWYGTYLLGRRPEAQPLALPFGGEPTVRDYGRMLADAALLLLLATVGILQRVHETSAIPAIMAAQAFAFYSLARMLDRPRLGAVSLGVALAASFLVRGWVGALPIMLGALVAFHPKSILWARRRWLLLSAAVCAAIMLAWWIPATLVSEYWIRNWKLWNIDNYALPELGDLLRTLRDLPWYLWPTWPLALLALWRWRAWRYAPHVWLPLALLVCPLIMIVFTDEPSEAEFTLLVIPCAVLAAFSLPTLRRAVINTLDWFAVMCFSLTAATVWLGWVALNFGFPAKIARNIQRQTTGYVPEISWIAVALALAVSVGWIVLVAWRLRVRPTALWRGTVMSAAGLAATWILLVLLWQPPVDYARSYRKVSGELAEALARNMRPGECVRGLGLGNGQRASFLVFDDLNFPYDNRCTLVLQQTSRSSLRDGTAAYSDGADVLWQGGRLSDRTEVFRLLRVPPTQR
- the paaG gene encoding 2-(1,2-epoxy-1,2-dihydrophenyl)acetyl-CoA isomerase PaaG, with the protein product MTSYEDIQFSLQDGIARLTLNRPDKLNSFTARMHGEVAHALDQVERGGARVLLITGAGRGFCAGQDLSERRTAPDAAPVDLGETVETYYAPLVRRLHAMPLPVVVGVNGVAAGAGANLALAGDIVIARESASFIEAFCRLGLIPDTGGTYVLPRLVGRARALGMALLGDRISARQAEQWGLIWQCVADDAFHETLERLVRHFASAPTKGLAFTKQALHASLDNTLDEQLALEVRMMRELGRSEDYAEGVAAFLDKREPRFKGR
- a CDS encoding type B 50S ribosomal protein L31; this translates as MKQNTHPEYREVVFMDVQTGDKFVIGSTVTTRETIDVDGKTYPLFKCDVSSKSHPFYTGAQTRIVETGRVEKFRARFARTTGAAKTAG
- the radC gene encoding RadC family protein: MPASKPSVPDAERPRERLLRHGAAVLTDAELLAIVLRTGTPGQPVVALAHEILTHFDGLRGLFGASADALVRIRGLGLAKTCQLQSVLELARRAMREELTEGCALDQPGRVKQYCVAMLGHHEVEHCIALYLDNRLRLIATGEVARGTLAQASVYPREVVRDALRHHAAALILAHNHPSGLAVPSDADERLTRHLRQALALVDVRLLDHLIVAGGAALSMAEQGRM
- the paaI gene encoding hydroxyphenylacetyl-CoA thioesterase PaaI codes for the protein MMKDTHPEPPAAATDPQALARAVADAMYAADAATRALGMRLDAVGAGHATLTMPVRGDMLNGHRTCHGGFIFSLADSAFAFACNSRNVSTVASGCTIDFLAPAREGDVLTAHAQERSLAGRTGVYDVAVSNQDGQAVALFRGRSYRIKGQIVDDPSGI
- a CDS encoding FKBP-type peptidyl-prolyl cis-trans isomerase, giving the protein MSTATPSTNVFVRPDSYLTLHYRIVLASGPGEGSVFADTFTGRPATLQLGMGQWAPGMEAALLDQPEGSEFSVTLPPAQAYGDRNPELIQRVSRAMLAEHAGADTTFEPGDLVEFQAPNGGRYSGVLKSLDDDGALFDFNHPLAGTALRLDVQILGVL
- the paaK gene encoding phenylacetate--CoA ligase PaaK, with amino-acid sequence MMATLSKPGLDPIEHASRDEIQALQLRRLRWTLAHAYANVPHYRQAFDAAGVHPDDMKELADLARFPFTTKQHLRDNYPFGMFAVPRDQIARVHASSGTTGKPTVVGYTREDLDNWANLVARSIRASGGRPGDVVHVAYGYGLFTGGLGAHYGAERLGCTVIPMSGGQTEKQVQLIQDFKPDIIMVTPSYFCCVLEEMERQGLDPRASSLRIGIFGAEPWTGRLREEIEARAGIDAVDIYGLSEVMGPGVANECVETKDGPVIWEDHFYPEIVDPDTGLPVADGESGELVFTSLTKQAMPVIRYRTRDLTRLLPPTARSMRRMGKITGRSDDMLIVRGVNLFPTQVEELVLKTGRLASHYQLVLTRSGAMDELEILAEPRPELEGMADGERAELARQLAHAVKAHIGVSAAVRVLECGQVERTLTGKARRVIDKRPR
- a CDS encoding MATE family efflux transporter produces the protein MTATLPTEAPFGAAVRAIARQAWPVLISQWAGIAFGVLDTAMTGHASPDDLAAMSLSASVYITVFVGLMGVIHALIPILAQEYGAGRMREVGVMWGQGVWLAIGLSVVGGALMLFPDVWLSMSGDVAPDVRARVASYLQALTLALPASLVFRTIYALGTAVSRPKLVMGINLAAIVFKALFNWVFIYGKLGLPAMGATGAGLASAVVSWMSLGAGLWTVSRDRFYKRFKLRIGRPAWTAQKELLRLGLPMGGSYLVEVCAFTFMALLVAREGTFVIGGHQIMSNLAALCYMMPMAIGVASASLTAQAIGAGQPRLAHRTGMAGLALGLAGAALTAVILWTGKPLILRAYTDNLEVAAVAATLLQVIPLFHLCDAMQCINSYLLRAYKVAVVPLVLQIAALGLFGLGGGWLFGFGPARGHLDGLRNLLLPGSPVGAGTMWLMAIFGLGLSAILLHVWYRRIVRGTLG